Proteins encoded by one window of Enterobacter pseudoroggenkampii:
- a CDS encoding NAD-dependent malic enzyme, with protein MDNKLKKHRSLYIPYAGPVLLEFPLLNKGSAFSMEERSSFNLLGLLPEVVETIEEQAERAWIQYQGFKTEIDKHIYLRNIQDTNETLFYRLVQNHLEEMMPVIYTPTVGAACERFSEIYRRSRGVFISYQNRHNMDDILQNVPNHNIKVIVVTDGERILGLGDQGIGGMGIPIGKLSLYTACGGISPAYTLPVVLDVGTNNQQLLNDPLYMGWRHPRITDDEYYQFVDDFIQAVKHRWPDVLLQFEDFAQKNAMPLLNRYRDEICSFNDDIQGTASVTVGTLIAASRAAGSQLSYQKIVFLGAGSAGCGIAEQIIAQTQREGLSEELARSRVFMVDRFGLLTDGMPNLLPFQTKLVQKRENLKNWDTDNEVLSLLDVVRNVKPDILIGVSGQTGLFTEEIIREMHKHCERPIVMPLSNPTSRVEATPQDIIAWTEGNALVATGSPFDPVVWKDKTYPIAQCNNSYIFPGIGLGVIASGASRITDEMLMSASETLAGYSPLVNDGEGLVLPELKDIHKVSRAIAFAVGKMAQQQGVAVKTSADALQQAIDDNFWKPEYRSYRRTSI; from the coding sequence ATGGACAACAAACTGAAAAAACATCGTTCCTTATACATCCCATACGCCGGACCGGTTTTACTCGAATTCCCCCTGCTCAACAAAGGCAGCGCCTTCAGCATGGAAGAGCGCAGCAGCTTTAACCTGCTTGGCCTGCTGCCGGAAGTGGTTGAGACCATTGAAGAACAGGCGGAGCGCGCGTGGATCCAGTATCAGGGTTTCAAAACCGAAATCGACAAACACATCTACCTGCGTAACATTCAGGACACCAATGAAACCCTCTTCTATCGCCTGGTGCAGAACCATCTCGAAGAGATGATGCCGGTGATCTACACCCCGACGGTGGGTGCGGCCTGTGAGCGTTTCTCAGAGATCTACCGTCGTTCACGCGGGGTATTCATCTCTTATCAGAACCGTCACAACATGGACGATATTCTGCAGAACGTGCCGAACCACAATATCAAAGTGATTGTGGTAACCGACGGCGAACGTATTCTCGGCCTTGGCGACCAGGGCATTGGCGGGATGGGGATCCCAATCGGTAAGCTCTCTCTCTACACCGCCTGCGGCGGCATCAGCCCGGCGTATACCCTGCCAGTGGTGCTGGACGTTGGCACCAACAACCAGCAGTTGCTCAACGATCCGCTCTATATGGGCTGGCGCCACCCGCGCATCACCGACGATGAGTACTATCAGTTTGTCGACGATTTCATTCAGGCCGTGAAGCACCGCTGGCCGGACGTTCTGCTGCAGTTTGAAGACTTCGCGCAGAAAAACGCGATGCCGCTGCTGAACCGCTATCGCGATGAGATCTGCTCCTTTAACGATGACATCCAGGGCACCGCATCCGTGACCGTGGGTACGCTTATCGCCGCCAGCCGCGCAGCCGGCAGCCAACTGAGCTACCAGAAAATCGTCTTCCTGGGCGCAGGCTCTGCGGGCTGCGGTATTGCCGAGCAGATTATCGCCCAGACGCAGCGTGAAGGGTTAAGCGAAGAGCTGGCCCGCTCCCGCGTCTTTATGGTTGACCGTTTCGGCCTGCTGACCGACGGTATGCCAAACCTGCTGCCGTTCCAGACCAAGCTGGTGCAGAAACGCGAAAACCTGAAAAACTGGGATACCGACAACGAAGTCCTTTCCCTGCTGGACGTGGTGCGCAACGTGAAGCCGGATATTCTGATCGGCGTTTCCGGGCAAACCGGTCTCTTTACCGAAGAGATCATTCGCGAGATGCACAAGCACTGTGAGCGCCCTATCGTGATGCCGCTGTCTAACCCGACTTCCCGCGTGGAAGCGACGCCGCAGGACATCATCGCGTGGACCGAAGGTAACGCGCTGGTCGCGACCGGCAGCCCGTTCGATCCGGTGGTGTGGAAGGATAAAACCTATCCGATTGCCCAGTGCAACAACTCGTACATCTTCCCGGGTATTGGTCTGGGGGTGATCGCCTCCGGCGCGTCTCGCATTACCGACGAAATGCTGATGTCGGCGAGCGAAACCCTTGCGGGTTACTCTCCGCTGGTCAATGACGGTGAAGGGCTGGTGCTGCCGGAGCTGAAGGACATTCACAAGGTGTCGCGCGCCATCGCGTTTGCGGTAGGTAAAATGGCGCAGCAGCAGGGCGTGGCGGTGAAAACCTCTGCCGACGCGCTGCAGCAGGCCATCGACGACAACTTCTGGAAGCCTGAATACCGCAGCTATCGCCGTACGTCGATTTAA